One segment of Nocardia farcinica DNA contains the following:
- the gltB gene encoding glutamate synthase large subunit encodes MTQLPGHRSPGPIGLYDPANEHDACGVAFVVDMHGRRSRDIVDKAITALLNLEHRGAAGAEPNSGDGAGILIQIPDRFFRAIVDFELPPEGSYASGIAFLPQARREAARAAYGVEKIVKEEGLEVLGWREVPIDDSSLGALSRDAMPTFRQIFIASPRNGAEQLSGMDLERRAYVIRKRVEHELGTQGAGEGATGRETVYFPSLSGQTFVYKGMFTTPQLRAFYLDLQDDRVESALGIVHSRFSTNTFPSWPLAHPFRRVAHNGEINTVTGNENWMRAREALLNSDVFGTDAAGKNRLEKIFPVCTPGASDTARFDEVLELLHLGGRSLPHAVLMMIPEAWERHDSMDPQLRAFYEYHSMLMEPWDGPASVCFTDGTVVGAVLDRNGLRPSRIWVTDDGLVVMASEVGVLDIDPAKVVRKARLQPGRMFLVDTSQGRIVDDHEIKTQLAAEHPYQQWLDEGVTRLADLPDRPHVHMSHDRVLIRQQIFGYTTEELSLLISPMAKTGGEALGSMGTDTPIAVLSSRPRLLFDYFSQLFAQVTNPPLDAIREEVVTSLKRNLGSEADLLHPGPESCKQIAIEQPILDNDELAKLVHINDDGSQPDLRSVVVRGLYPVKKGGKGLRKALQAINTQVSAAIEGGARIIVLSDRESNEKLAPIPSLLLTSSVHHHLVRERTRTKVGLIVEAGDAREVHHMAMLVGFGAGAINPYMAFETIEDMLERGALDLGTGDLASDYRKAVANYIKAAGKGVLKVMSKMGISTLASYNGAQLFQVIGLSQELVDEYFTGLRSHLDGIGLDEIADDVAARHRIAFLENRNERAHRELEVGGEYQWRREGEYHLFNPDTVFKLQHATRTGQYSIFKEYTKLVDDQSERLASLRGLFKFKKGERAPIPIDEVEPASEIVKRFSTGAMSYGSISAEAHETLAIAMNRLGGRSNSGEGGEHPARFEVEENGDWRRSAIKQVASGRFGVTAHYLTNCTDIQIKMAQGAKPGEGGQLPAHKVYPWVAEVRHSTPGVGLISPPPHHDIYSIEDLAQLIHDLKNANPQARIHVKLVAEPGVGTVAAGVSKAHADVVLISGHDGGTGASPLTSLKHAGGPWELGLAETQQTLLLNGLRDRIVVQVDGQMKTGRDVMIAALLGAEEYGFATAPLVVSGCVMMRVCHLDTCPVGVATQNPVLRERFTGKPEFVENFFLFIAEEVRELLAQLGFRTLDEAIGRVDLLDTSKAKQHWKASKLDLSPILDDIETAFMFQDRRCTKSQDHGLDRALDQQLITEAREALERGKPVKIDTKITNVNRTVGTMLGHEVTKLYGGAGLPDDTIDITFTGSAGNSFGAFVPAGITLRVQGDANDYVGKGLSGGHLVVRPAPNAPAEFVADQNIIAGNVILFGATSGKAFISGVVGERFAVRNSGATAVVEGVGDHGCEYMTGGRVVILGETGRNFGAGMSGGVAFVYDPNGTFAARVNPEQRDALEQLAGDDFTWLRDIIAEHRDKTGSAVADRILSDWSQQVNHFVKVMPREYKKVLLAISEAEKSGKDVDEAIMEAARG; translated from the coding sequence ATGACGCAACTTCCTGGCCACAGGTCACCTGGACCCATCGGTCTCTACGACCCGGCGAACGAGCACGACGCCTGTGGTGTCGCATTCGTCGTCGACATGCACGGCCGCCGTAGCCGCGACATCGTCGACAAGGCCATCACGGCCCTGTTGAACCTGGAGCACCGCGGTGCCGCCGGCGCCGAGCCGAATTCCGGCGACGGCGCGGGCATCCTGATCCAGATTCCGGACCGCTTCTTCCGCGCCATCGTCGACTTCGAGCTGCCCCCCGAGGGCTCCTACGCCTCCGGTATCGCCTTCCTGCCGCAGGCGCGGCGCGAAGCGGCCCGGGCCGCCTACGGCGTGGAGAAGATCGTCAAGGAAGAGGGCCTCGAGGTTCTCGGCTGGCGCGAGGTGCCGATCGACGACTCGTCGCTGGGCGCTCTCTCCCGCGACGCCATGCCGACCTTCCGGCAGATCTTCATCGCCTCGCCGCGCAACGGCGCCGAGCAGCTCTCGGGCATGGACCTGGAGCGGCGCGCCTACGTCATCCGCAAGCGGGTGGAGCACGAACTGGGCACCCAGGGTGCCGGCGAGGGCGCCACCGGCCGCGAGACCGTGTACTTCCCGAGCCTGTCCGGCCAGACCTTCGTCTACAAGGGCATGTTCACCACCCCGCAGCTGCGGGCGTTCTACCTGGACCTGCAGGACGACCGGGTGGAGTCGGCGCTGGGCATCGTGCACTCGCGCTTCTCGACCAACACCTTCCCGTCCTGGCCGCTGGCGCACCCGTTCCGCCGCGTCGCGCACAACGGTGAGATCAACACCGTCACCGGTAACGAGAACTGGATGCGGGCCCGCGAGGCGCTGCTGAACAGCGACGTCTTCGGTACCGATGCCGCGGGCAAGAACCGGCTGGAGAAGATCTTCCCGGTCTGTACCCCGGGCGCCAGCGACACCGCGCGCTTCGACGAGGTGCTGGAACTGCTGCACCTGGGCGGGCGCAGCCTGCCGCACGCCGTGCTGATGATGATCCCCGAGGCGTGGGAGCGGCACGACAGCATGGATCCGCAGCTGCGCGCCTTCTACGAGTACCACTCGATGCTGATGGAGCCGTGGGACGGCCCCGCCTCGGTGTGCTTCACCGACGGCACCGTCGTCGGCGCCGTGCTCGACCGCAACGGCCTGCGCCCGAGCCGCATCTGGGTGACCGACGACGGCCTGGTCGTGATGGCCTCCGAGGTCGGCGTGCTCGACATCGACCCCGCCAAGGTGGTGCGCAAGGCGCGCCTGCAGCCGGGCCGCATGTTCCTGGTCGACACCTCGCAGGGCCGCATCGTCGACGATCACGAGATCAAGACCCAGCTCGCCGCCGAGCACCCCTACCAGCAGTGGCTGGACGAGGGCGTCACCCGGCTGGCCGACCTGCCCGACCGCCCGCACGTGCACATGTCGCACGACCGCGTGCTGATCCGCCAGCAGATCTTCGGCTACACCACCGAGGAACTCAGCCTGCTCATCTCGCCGATGGCCAAGACCGGTGGCGAGGCGCTGGGCTCGATGGGCACCGACACCCCGATCGCGGTGCTCTCCTCGCGGCCGCGGCTGCTGTTCGACTACTTCTCCCAGCTGTTCGCGCAGGTGACCAACCCGCCGCTGGACGCGATCCGCGAGGAGGTCGTCACCAGCCTCAAGCGCAACCTGGGTTCGGAAGCCGACCTGCTGCACCCCGGCCCGGAGTCGTGCAAGCAGATCGCCATCGAGCAGCCGATCCTGGACAACGACGAGCTGGCCAAGCTCGTGCACATCAACGACGACGGTTCCCAGCCGGACCTGCGGTCGGTGGTCGTGCGCGGCCTGTACCCGGTGAAGAAGGGCGGCAAGGGCCTGCGCAAGGCCCTGCAGGCCATCAACACCCAGGTCTCGGCGGCCATCGAGGGCGGCGCGCGCATCATCGTGCTGTCGGACCGCGAGTCCAACGAGAAGCTGGCGCCGATCCCGTCGCTGCTGCTCACCTCCTCGGTGCACCACCACCTGGTGCGCGAGCGGACCCGCACCAAGGTCGGCCTGATCGTGGAGGCCGGTGACGCCCGCGAGGTGCACCACATGGCCATGCTGGTCGGCTTCGGCGCCGGCGCCATCAACCCCTACATGGCCTTCGAGACCATCGAGGACATGCTCGAGCGCGGCGCGCTCGACCTGGGTACCGGCGACCTGGCCTCGGACTACCGCAAGGCGGTCGCCAACTACATCAAGGCCGCGGGCAAGGGCGTGCTGAAGGTGATGTCCAAGATGGGCATCTCCACCCTGGCCTCCTACAACGGCGCGCAGCTTTTCCAGGTGATCGGCCTGTCGCAGGAGCTGGTGGACGAGTACTTCACCGGCCTGCGCTCGCACCTGGACGGCATCGGCCTGGACGAGATCGCCGACGACGTGGCGGCCCGGCACCGGATCGCCTTCCTGGAGAACCGCAACGAGCGCGCGCACCGCGAGCTCGAGGTGGGCGGCGAGTACCAGTGGCGGCGCGAGGGCGAGTACCACCTGTTCAACCCGGACACGGTGTTCAAGCTGCAGCACGCCACCCGCACCGGCCAGTACTCGATCTTCAAGGAGTACACCAAGCTGGTCGACGACCAGTCCGAGCGGCTGGCCTCGCTGCGCGGCCTGTTCAAGTTCAAGAAGGGCGAGCGCGCGCCCATCCCGATCGACGAGGTCGAGCCCGCGAGCGAGATCGTCAAGCGCTTCTCGACCGGCGCGATGAGCTACGGCTCCATCTCCGCCGAGGCGCACGAGACCCTCGCCATCGCGATGAACCGGCTCGGCGGCCGCTCGAACTCCGGTGAGGGCGGCGAGCACCCGGCCCGCTTCGAGGTCGAGGAGAACGGCGACTGGCGGCGCAGCGCCATCAAGCAGGTGGCCTCCGGCCGCTTCGGCGTGACCGCGCACTACCTGACCAACTGCACCGACATCCAGATCAAGATGGCCCAGGGCGCCAAGCCGGGCGAGGGCGGTCAGCTGCCCGCGCACAAGGTGTACCCGTGGGTCGCCGAGGTGCGGCACTCGACGCCCGGCGTCGGCCTGATCTCGCCGCCGCCGCACCACGACATCTACTCGATCGAGGACCTGGCGCAGCTGATCCACGACCTGAAGAACGCGAACCCGCAGGCGCGGATTCACGTGAAACTCGTCGCCGAGCCCGGTGTCGGCACCGTCGCCGCCGGTGTGTCCAAGGCGCACGCGGACGTGGTACTCATCTCCGGCCACGACGGTGGCACCGGCGCCTCGCCGCTGACCTCGCTCAAGCACGCGGGCGGTCCGTGGGAGCTCGGCCTGGCCGAGACCCAGCAGACGCTGCTGCTCAACGGTCTGCGCGACCGCATCGTGGTGCAGGTCGACGGCCAGATGAAGACCGGCCGCGACGTGATGATCGCCGCGCTGCTCGGCGCCGAGGAGTACGGTTTCGCGACCGCGCCGCTGGTGGTCTCCGGCTGCGTGATGATGCGGGTGTGTCACCTCGACACCTGTCCGGTCGGCGTCGCCACCCAGAACCCGGTGCTGCGCGAGCGCTTCACCGGCAAGCCGGAGTTCGTGGAGAACTTCTTCCTCTTCATCGCCGAGGAGGTCCGGGAACTGCTGGCGCAGCTGGGCTTCCGCACGCTGGACGAGGCCATCGGCCGGGTCGACCTGCTCGACACCAGCAAGGCCAAGCAGCACTGGAAGGCCAGCAAGCTGGACCTCTCGCCGATCCTCGACGACATCGAGACGGCGTTCATGTTCCAGGATCGCCGCTGCACCAAGAGCCAGGACCACGGCCTGGACCGGGCACTGGACCAGCAGCTCATCACCGAGGCGCGCGAGGCGCTCGAGCGCGGCAAGCCGGTGAAGATCGACACCAAGATCACCAACGTGAACCGGACGGTCGGCACCATGCTCGGCCACGAGGTGACCAAGCTCTACGGTGGCGCGGGCCTGCCCGACGACACCATCGACATCACCTTCACCGGGTCGGCGGGCAACAGCTTCGGCGCCTTCGTGCCCGCGGGCATCACGCTGCGGGTGCAGGGCGATGCCAACGACTACGTCGGCAAGGGTCTCTCGGGCGGCCACCTGGTCGTTCGCCCGGCGCCCAACGCGCCGGCCGAGTTCGTGGCCGACCAGAACATCATCGCGGGCAACGTGATCCTGTTCGGCGCGACCAGCGGCAAGGCGTTCATCAGCGGCGTGGTCGGCGAGCGGTTCGCGGTGCGCAACTCCGGCGCCACCGCGGTGGTCGAAGGCGTGGGCGACCACGGCTGCGAGTACATGACCGGCGGCCGGGTGGTCATCCTCGGTGAGACCGGGCGCAACTTCGGCGCCGGTATGTCCGGCGGCGTCGCCTTCGTCTACGACCCGAACGGCACCTTCGCCGCCCGGGTCAACCCGGAGCAGCGCGACGCGCTCGAGCAGCTCGCCGGTGACGACTTCACCTGGCTGCGCGACATCATCGCCGAGCATCGCGACAAGACCGGTTCGGCCGTGGCCGATCGCATCCTCAGCGATTGGTCGCAGCAGGTGAACCACTTCGTGAAGGTCATGCCGCGCGAATACAAGAAGGTTCTGCTCGCCATCTCCGAAGCCGAGAAGAGCGGCAAGGACGTGGACGAGGCGATCATGGAGGCGGCTCGTGGGTGA
- a CDS encoding DUF4407 domain-containing protein produces the protein MSVTGAFTWLGGARPGAVDEPHERASYLLTGAAVALFALATGGIVTAAAARAWPLAAAIAVGAVLAAAALLVGRALATPRVGPMSDRFGVAGRATAAVLIGVLVAEAATTLLFTAGVDRVLDEKAHAAAESAPAVRAARAGYERAVADRAGLDRTIAEAKAETDRALVTARCEYNPAPQCPPTRITGVPGDGPEHRTAQEMLAEARARLAAAEARVPGLDARVAEAEKSTAAALSDAHTAGDRGVGARWAAMHDHTTDSMGALLPRLATLLACLLLALLPLLLRWWRGVTSVDRHAAARAVIDEADRDAEAAIAVTRANLRAATAELRAEQELTAARLAAEADTAIDRERQRTRIIAAIGGLEIGITEPPRTPIRPAAGQPELPAAPVPREDTAVPETPNLPARTADERPGSGLELPIIGTVPFTDTAARWIRPLVPGFVADAIDTATHPLRTARQAFEEVEEITFTFRRTRKVTVDDSASSRSYPAADPWYAQRVAAAVVDVPVREAAAAQPNPGRAALTTAEPTPALLDRDQPAVSQRQGPPALPPAH, from the coding sequence ATGTCCGTCACCGGTGCGTTCACCTGGCTGGGCGGTGCGCGTCCGGGGGCGGTCGACGAGCCGCACGAGCGCGCGAGCTATCTGCTCACCGGTGCGGCCGTCGCCCTGTTCGCCCTGGCGACCGGCGGTATCGTCACCGCGGCCGCCGCGCGGGCGTGGCCGCTCGCCGCGGCGATCGCGGTGGGTGCGGTCCTCGCGGCCGCGGCGCTGCTCGTCGGCCGGGCACTGGCCACCCCGCGGGTGGGCCCGATGTCCGACCGGTTCGGCGTCGCGGGCCGGGCCACGGCCGCGGTGCTGATCGGTGTGCTGGTCGCCGAGGCGGCGACCACCCTGCTGTTCACCGCGGGCGTGGACCGGGTCCTGGACGAAAAAGCGCACGCGGCAGCGGAATCCGCGCCCGCCGTCCGCGCCGCCCGCGCCGGATACGAGCGGGCGGTCGCGGACCGCGCGGGGCTGGACCGCACGATCGCCGAGGCGAAGGCCGAGACCGATCGCGCGCTGGTGACGGCCCGCTGCGAATACAACCCCGCCCCCCAGTGCCCGCCCACCAGGATCACCGGCGTACCGGGCGACGGACCGGAGCACCGGACCGCACAGGAGATGCTCGCCGAGGCAAGGGCCCGGCTCGCGGCCGCCGAGGCGCGGGTGCCGGGCCTGGACGCGCGCGTGGCCGAGGCCGAGAAGAGCACGGCGGCAGCTCTTTCCGACGCCCACACCGCGGGTGACCGAGGCGTCGGCGCCCGCTGGGCGGCGATGCACGACCACACCACCGATTCGATGGGGGCGCTGCTCCCCCGGCTGGCGACCCTGCTCGCCTGCCTGCTGCTGGCCCTGCTGCCGCTGCTGCTGCGCTGGTGGCGGGGAGTCACCTCGGTCGACCGGCACGCCGCGGCGCGGGCGGTCATCGACGAGGCCGACCGGGATGCCGAGGCCGCCATCGCCGTCACCAGGGCGAACCTGCGGGCGGCCACCGCCGAGCTGCGCGCCGAACAGGAACTCACCGCCGCGCGGCTGGCCGCCGAGGCCGACACCGCCATCGACCGGGAACGCCAGCGCACCAGGATCATCGCCGCCATCGGCGGGTTGGAGATCGGCATCACCGAACCGCCCCGCACCCCGATCCGTCCGGCGGCCGGACAGCCCGAGCTGCCCGCCGCACCGGTCCCCCGAGAGGACACCGCCGTGCCCGAGACCCCGAATCTGCCCGCCCGCACCGCCGACGAGCGGCCCGGCAGCGGACTGGAGTTGCCGATCATCGGCACCGTCCCGTTCACCGACACCGCCGCCCGCTGGATCCGGCCGCTGGTGCCCGGCTTCGTCGCCGACGCGATCGACACCGCCACCCACCCGCTGCGCACCGCCCGCCAGGCGTTCGAGGAGGTGGAGGAGATCACCTTCACCTTCCGCCGCACCCGAAAGGTCACCGTCGACGACTCGGCCTCGTCCCGGTCGTACCCGGCGGCCGATCCGTGGTACGCCCAGCGCGTCGCCGCGGCGGTGGTGGACGTGCCCGTGCGGGAAGCCGCTGCCGCACAGCCGAACCCGGGACGAGCCGCGCTCACCACCGCCGAGCCCACCCCCGCCCTCCTCGACCGCGACCAGCCCGCCGTATCCCAGCGGCAGGGACCGCCCGCACTCCCGCCCGCCCACTGA
- a CDS encoding DUF4129 domain-containing protein, producing MTEPDPIAPDTPKLGAAAEHRARAEEAAARRDFDRALRERFRAVLRGMEQQGVLEPRRSRTADETVDDASTVLAPEITTELQPAARSFDEVVYGGRRATEDEYRRLEYADRFSGSAPPPAAEPVEREVAETAPRGRRTLPALPALLRDPKFWAGLAALLVLGLLLYAALNSCGAPTAPKPPPPEFPPPGDGGNGGDVDLPPVGPGEDSLFSRLPAPVAFGGLQFLVAAALLVWWRARRRGALVREPRPVEVAANELLTGQAALYRRSGDHDHVAAKLRAATLRRIRPELGVAADGGADRMVAAVAARTGLDPGLVHDALFAPVPDAATLPVIAAQLELIETEVR from the coding sequence ATGACCGAGCCCGACCCGATCGCTCCCGACACCCCGAAGCTGGGTGCCGCGGCCGAGCATCGCGCCCGCGCCGAGGAGGCGGCCGCGCGCCGGGATTTCGATCGCGCGCTGCGTGAACGGTTCCGCGCGGTGCTGCGCGGTATGGAACAGCAGGGCGTGCTCGAGCCGCGCCGCTCGCGCACCGCGGACGAGACCGTCGACGATGCGTCGACGGTGCTCGCGCCGGAGATCACCACCGAATTGCAGCCCGCGGCACGCAGCTTCGACGAGGTCGTCTACGGCGGCAGGCGGGCCACCGAGGACGAGTACCGCAGGCTCGAATACGCCGACAGGTTCTCCGGATCCGCGCCGCCGCCCGCGGCCGAACCGGTCGAGCGGGAGGTGGCCGAGACCGCGCCGCGTGGACGACGCACCCTGCCCGCGCTGCCCGCCCTGCTGCGCGATCCGAAGTTCTGGGCGGGGCTCGCCGCCCTGCTGGTGCTGGGTCTGCTGCTCTACGCCGCGCTGAACTCCTGCGGCGCGCCGACCGCGCCGAAACCGCCCCCGCCCGAATTCCCGCCACCCGGCGACGGCGGCAACGGCGGCGACGTGGACCTGCCGCCGGTCGGGCCCGGCGAGGATTCGCTGTTCTCCCGGCTGCCCGCGCCGGTGGCCTTCGGCGGACTGCAGTTCCTCGTCGCCGCCGCGCTGCTGGTGTGGTGGCGGGCCCGGCGACGCGGCGCTCTGGTGCGCGAACCACGACCGGTGGAGGTCGCGGCCAACGAACTGCTCACCGGCCAGGCCGCGCTGTATCGCCGCAGCGGCGACCACGATCACGTGGCGGCCAAGCTCCGGGCGGCGACGCTGCGGCGGATCCGTCCGGAACTCGGCGTCGCCGCCGACGGTGGCGCCGACCGGATGGTCGCGGCGGTGGCGGCCCGCACCGGCCTTGACCCCGGGCTGGTGCACGACGCGCTGTTCGCCCCCGTGCCCGACGCGGCCACGCTGCCCGTGATCGCCGCCCAGCTGGAACTGATCGAGACGGAGGTCCGATGA
- a CDS encoding AAA family ATPase, which produces MTTDITHAPTAQDAHAALTALRAEIGKAVVGNDNAIMYLVLALLCRGHVLLEGVPGVAKTLLVRALATALDLEHARVQFTPDLMPGDVTGSQIYDPHSAEFTFRQGPVFTNLLLADEINRTPPKTQSALLESMEERQVSVDGTPRPLPDPFVVIATQNPIEQEGTYPLPEAQLDRFLFKVDIQLPGRDDEFRILQRHAAGFDPRDLAAAGLRPVAGAAHIAAARNAVGGVTVSPEVLAYTVDLCRATRSAPAVQHGASTRGATALMAAARAFAWLTGRGFTTPDDVKTVAVAVLRHRLQLRPEAELDGVTAEGLLTGLLHAVPVPV; this is translated from the coding sequence ATGACCACGGACATCACCCACGCCCCCACCGCGCAGGACGCGCACGCCGCGCTCACCGCGTTGCGCGCCGAGATCGGCAAGGCGGTGGTCGGTAACGACAACGCGATCATGTATCTCGTGCTCGCGCTGCTGTGCCGGGGCCACGTGCTGCTCGAGGGCGTGCCGGGCGTTGCCAAGACGCTGCTGGTACGGGCGCTGGCCACGGCGCTGGATCTCGAACACGCCCGGGTGCAGTTCACGCCCGACCTGATGCCGGGCGATGTCACCGGTTCGCAGATCTACGATCCGCATTCGGCCGAGTTCACCTTCCGGCAGGGTCCGGTCTTCACCAACCTGCTGCTCGCCGACGAGATCAACCGCACGCCCCCGAAAACCCAGTCGGCGCTGCTGGAATCGATGGAGGAGCGGCAGGTCTCCGTCGACGGCACACCGCGACCGCTTCCGGATCCGTTCGTGGTGATCGCGACCCAGAATCCGATCGAGCAGGAGGGCACCTATCCGCTGCCGGAAGCGCAGCTGGACCGCTTCCTGTTCAAGGTCGACATCCAGTTGCCCGGCCGCGACGACGAATTCCGCATCCTGCAACGGCACGCGGCCGGTTTCGACCCCCGCGATCTGGCCGCGGCGGGTCTGCGCCCGGTCGCCGGGGCCGCCCACATCGCCGCCGCCCGCAACGCCGTCGGCGGTGTGACCGTCAGCCCGGAGGTGCTCGCCTACACGGTGGACCTGTGCCGGGCCACCCGCAGCGCGCCCGCCGTCCAGCACGGCGCCTCCACCCGCGGTGCGACCGCACTGATGGCCGCGGCCCGCGCCTTCGCCTGGCTCACCGGGCGCGGCTTCACCACCCCCGACGACGTGAAGACGGTCGCGGTCGCCGTGCTGCGCCACCGGCTGCAACTGCGTCCGGAGGCGGAACTGGACGGCGTCACCGCCGAGGGCCTGCTGACCGGGCTGCTGCACGCGGTCCCGGTGCCGGTGTAG
- a CDS encoding DUF58 domain-containing protein, with product MVVSGRLVALAALLALGVTVLLPSVTGVVLATLVLVAAVLADLAAVARPRDLRLERPALTTVRLGRRTEVELTVVNSGSRTARGVLWDDWPAGAGVENRTHAIDLAPNTKVRLRTALTPVRRGDRTAGPVTLRLFGPLGLAGVQTRHAVPARVRALPAFRSEYLLRSKVQRLQHLEGRNVANTRGQGSEFDSFREYVAGDDVRAIDWRATARATDVLVRTWRPERNRHVLMVLDSGRVGAGRVGAGTRLDAAIEAALLLGGLAAAAGDTVDLLAYDRTVRTEVRGIAGNRLQPQLMHALAGLTPALADTDAAGLVRAVLERARRRCLVVLFTGLDAAVVEQNLLPVLPVLTQRHRVLVVSVVDPEIAAAAATRDTLADLYTAAAAESALAERDLVRESLRRKGVAVVSAAPDRLPGALADEYLELKQSGSL from the coding sequence GTGGTCGTCAGCGGTCGGCTGGTCGCGCTCGCGGCGCTGCTCGCCCTGGGGGTCACCGTGCTGCTGCCGTCGGTGACCGGGGTCGTGCTCGCCACGCTCGTGCTGGTCGCGGCGGTGCTGGCCGATCTCGCCGCGGTGGCGCGCCCACGCGATCTGCGGCTGGAACGCCCGGCGCTGACCACGGTCCGGCTGGGCCGTCGTACCGAAGTCGAACTCACCGTGGTCAATTCCGGTTCCCGGACCGCCCGTGGTGTGCTCTGGGACGACTGGCCCGCCGGCGCCGGGGTCGAGAACCGCACCCACGCCATCGATCTCGCCCCGAACACGAAGGTGCGCCTGCGCACCGCCCTGACCCCGGTGCGCCGCGGTGACCGGACCGCGGGTCCGGTGACGCTGCGGCTGTTCGGCCCGCTCGGACTGGCCGGCGTGCAGACCCGGCACGCCGTGCCTGCCCGGGTGCGCGCGCTGCCCGCCTTCCGCAGCGAGTACCTGCTGCGTTCGAAGGTGCAGCGGCTGCAACATCTGGAGGGCCGCAACGTCGCCAACACCCGCGGCCAGGGCAGCGAGTTCGACTCCTTCCGCGAGTACGTCGCCGGTGACGACGTGCGCGCGATCGACTGGCGCGCCACCGCCCGCGCCACGGATGTGCTGGTGCGCACGTGGCGTCCCGAACGCAACCGGCATGTGCTGATGGTGCTCGACAGCGGCCGCGTCGGCGCGGGCCGCGTGGGTGCGGGCACCCGGCTCGACGCCGCGATCGAGGCCGCGCTGTTGCTCGGCGGGCTGGCCGCGGCGGCGGGCGACACCGTCGACCTGCTCGCCTACGACCGCACCGTGCGCACCGAGGTGCGTGGCATCGCAGGCAACCGGTTGCAACCGCAGTTGATGCACGCGCTGGCCGGGCTCACCCCCGCGCTGGCCGACACCGACGCGGCCGGACTGGTGCGCGCCGTGCTGGAGCGGGCGCGGCGGCGCTGTCTGGTCGTGCTGTTCACCGGACTCGACGCCGCCGTGGTGGAGCAGAATCTGCTCCCGGTGCTGCCGGTGCTGACCCAGCGCCACCGCGTGCTGGTCGTCTCGGTGGTCGACCCGGAGATCGCCGCCGCCGCCGCGACCCGCGACACCCTGGCCGACCTCTACACCGCGGCCGCCGCCGAGTCGGCACTCGCCGAGCGGGACCTGGTGCGGGAATCGTTGCGCCGCAAGGGCGTCGCGGTGGTGTCCGCCGCCCCGGACCGCCTTCCGGGCGCACTGGCCGACGAATATCTGGAACTCAAACAGTCCGGCTCGCTGTGA
- a CDS encoding RDD family protein produces the protein MAEFTTGEAVALELPIARIPTRAAAFLIDLVVQIGLAVGLMAGIGVLLLQTGADTAWVDTAVVLAMVSVLVGYPVACETLSRGRTLGKLVLGLRVLRTDGGPIDFRHALTRGLAGTIVDFWILGGFGAIAVLTSLCSPTARRVGDVLAGTVVVHAEAALPAPALAVAPPWLIEWATRLDLSGIPEDLALAVRQYLTRLRTLTPQAQDGLGRELVAAVCARLGVPAPPNCPPVQILGAVVAERQRRALAPSAPGGLLRTP, from the coding sequence ATGGCAGAGTTCACCACCGGCGAAGCGGTCGCCCTCGAGCTTCCGATCGCCCGCATCCCGACCCGCGCCGCCGCGTTCCTGATCGACCTGGTGGTGCAGATCGGGCTGGCGGTCGGACTGATGGCGGGGATCGGGGTGCTGCTGCTGCAGACCGGCGCCGACACCGCCTGGGTGGACACCGCGGTCGTGCTCGCCATGGTGAGCGTGCTCGTCGGCTACCCGGTCGCCTGCGAAACCCTCAGCCGCGGTCGCACGCTGGGAAAGCTCGTGCTCGGCCTGCGCGTGCTGCGCACCGACGGCGGGCCGATCGACTTCCGGCACGCGCTGACCCGCGGTCTCGCCGGCACCATCGTCGATTTCTGGATACTCGGCGGCTTCGGCGCGATCGCCGTGCTCACCTCGCTGTGCTCGCCGACCGCCCGCCGGGTCGGTGACGTGCTCGCCGGGACGGTGGTGGTGCACGCCGAGGCCGCGTTGCCCGCTCCCGCGCTGGCGGTCGCACCGCCCTGGCTGATCGAGTGGGCCACCCGGCTCGACCTGTCGGGCATTCCGGAGGATCTCGCGCTGGCGGTGCGGCAGTACCTCACCCGGCTGCGCACCCTCACCCCGCAGGCCCAGGACGGGCTCGGCCGCGAACTGGTCGCGGCGGTGTGCGCCCGGCTCGGCGTGCCCGCGCCGCCGAACTGTCCGCCCGTGCAGATCCTCGGCGCGGTCGTCGCCGAACGCCAACGCCGCGCGCTCGCACCGAGCGCACCGGGTGGACTGCTGCGTACCCCCTGA